AGAAAGAAAAGGCTCCGAGTCCGATTACTTATAATTTTATTCTAGAATAATGAAACGCTATATACCTCTCTGTCATGTATGTGTGTACTGTATAGTATATGACATAAACAATTGTAATTGGAACATAAATGTTGTCAATGTTTATAATATAAAGAATTACATCAAATACACGAAaacctttatttttttgggtaatcgataatcacatcatacaagtttatcagTTAAACATCTGTAATGAGCCTAAACTCTAGTCATCGGGCCTGCACGCACAAAAACTGTTCATCTGATGACTGTGTAAGTTGGGTTGAAGCTCAGTGTGTATCCATGAAAATATTACTCAGTGTCAATCAAACTCATGATCTATGGGATTCATACGTTGTAGCCAAGAGAAATAACTCAAAGCCTTACTTaacaaaacaggaaaaaaaaaaaaaatactcaaaaacGTTATTGGACGTTGCTACCCcatattaaataacataacttatTACATTCACTAACGTCTGATGATCACCTATTAAagaaaaatttttttttttttaaaatttttgttgctttttttttttttttttccttctagtaAAAcagtttattcttcttcttgttctgttCATTGATAAGAAATCAGGTTCATAAAACTGTTAataatagaagaagaaaaaaatgactAAAAATCTCCAGTCTCGTGGAGAAGAACCAATTTTATTAATGGAGGAGAAATCCAAAAACAATGAGAGAAATTGAACATTCAATTCAACAAAAAGTATCAAAGGTACCCCCAATAACCCATACAAggcaaaaaaaacaattaaaaaaagggTACACAATGAATTATAACCCTAATTTCCCCTctttctatatatgtgtgtgtgtgtgtgtgtatatatatatatatatgcatatcacTGCAAAATATGTAACGTTTGATCAAGAGACTGTAATAGCCCCAGCTCCATTATTGCCATTCATCAAGCAAAACCTGCTGGGCTGGGGCTGGAAatccctcctcctcttcctcctcttctgtTTATCATGATTTGATGGTTTGACAATTTGAAGCAAAACCTTCTTGATCATGCTCATTTCCCATTCATTTGGCGAGACACGAGCCGGGGTTCGATTGGGGTTCCTGTGGATGCTGCACCTGAAGGAGCCTGGGTGTCTTGAGGGTGAACACAGGCATGTCCTGGCATGTGTTTGGGGCCTTGAAATGCTGTTATTAGTAAAAGAAACTCCAGAGGCCATAAAGGAAGAATCTGCTTGTTTTG
This genomic window from Tripterygium wilfordii isolate XIE 37 chromosome 9, ASM1340144v1, whole genome shotgun sequence contains:
- the LOC120005412 gene encoding uncharacterized protein LOC120005412, producing MASGVSFTNNSISRPQTHARTCLCSPSRHPGSFRCSIHRNPNRTPARVSPNEWEMSMIKKVLLQIVKPSNHDKQKRRKRRRDFQPQPSRFCLMNGNNGAGAITVS